In Colletotrichum higginsianum IMI 349063 chromosome 3, whole genome shotgun sequence, a genomic segment contains:
- a CDS encoding ZIP Zinc transporter: MARSWKPVFWALFLLVQLGIASSVAEKLGFAGKAVADLSLEELDEQLQQCSVVQSLTADKLSKMSDTPSLLSRAFGVLFPGSPAVNAILATLYISGPPNFLLALCPPNIDPSSLSVMVAFAVGGLMGDTLFHLLPEIFLGEDEPERARLVLVEPNRNLLLGVAILVGFMTFVAMDKGLRIATGGAGHSHDHAGHSHAEAKAEGASSGVEKAGELKSRKKKTDAVSGGDAVERTEKEINPSVKLGGYLNLIADFTHNITDGLAMSASFYASPTIGATTTVAVFFHEIPHEVGDFALLVQSGFSKKAAMGAQFVTALGALLGTLIGIAIQELGGSSGEGAMGRNAGLWGTSLTWGDMLLPFTAGTFLYVGTVAVIPELLETGPNKMAELRKTLVQFAAIAVGAGIMLYISWHD; this comes from the exons ATGGCCCGCTCTTGGAAGCCCGTCTTCTGGGCCCTTTTTCTGCTCGTGCAGCTGGGCATCGCGTCCTCCGtggccgagaagctcggctTCGCAggcaaggccgtcgccgaccttagcctcgaggagctcgacgagcAACTGCAG CAATGCTCCGTCGTCCAGAGCCTCACGGCCGACAAGCTATCTAAGATGAGCGACaccccttccctcctctcccgcGCCTTCGGTGTACTTTTCCCTGGCTCGCccgccgtcaacgccatCCTCGCGACCCTCTATATCTCCGGCCCGCCCAACTTCCTCCTGGCGCTCTGCCCACCCAACATCGACCCCTCCTCGCTCTCCGTCATGgtcgccttcgccgtcggcggcctcatGGGCGACACCCTCTTCCATCTACTCCCCGAGATCTttctcggcgaggacgagcccgAGCGCGCCCGCCTGGTCCTCGTCGAACCGAACCGCAACCTGCTCCTCGGTGTCGCCATCCTTGTCGGTTTCATGACCTTTGTTGCCATGGACAAGGGGCTGCGTATTGCCACGGGTGGTGCCGGCCACTCGCACGATCACGCCGGCCACTCTCATGCCGAAgcaaaggccgagggcgcctCGTCGGGCGTGGAGAAGGCGGGCGAGCTCAAGtcgcggaagaagaagaccgaCGCCGTCTCCGGCGGTGACGCTGTGGAGAGgacggagaaggagatcaACCCCAGTGTCAAGCTCGGAGGCTACCTCAACCTGAT CGCCGACTTCACGCATAACATCACTGATGGCCTGGCCATGTCGGCTAGCTTCTACGCCTCCCCAACCATCGGCGCCACGACAACggtcgccgtcttcttccatGAGATCCCccacgaggtcggcgatTTCGCCCTGCTGGTGCAATCGGGGTTCAGCAAGAAGGCGGCCATGGGTGCGCAGTTCGTGACCGCGCTCGGCGCGCTCTTGGGAACGctcatcggcatcgccattcaggagctcggcggcagctccgGCGAAGGCGCCATGGGGCGCAACGCGGGTCTCTGGGGAACCAGCTTG ACCTGGGGCGATATGCTTCTGCCCTTCACCGCGGGTACGTTCCTCTATGTGGGCACTGTTGCCGTCATTCCCGAGCTGCTGGAGACGGGCCCGAACAAGATGGCCGAGCTGCGTAAGACGCTGGTGCAGTTCGCTGCCATCGCCGTGGGCGCCGGCATCATGCTGTACATTTCGTGGCACGACTGA
- a CDS encoding Arrestin — MSSHSDMSSVITFARQPASSRKQSVEVKINDHYHSKVYTSGNPISGEVTITPGHDSRFDYIQIILIGTSRTRLDAVQIPQLSSHTFLKLEMPIPESAYPVPRIFETGRAYTFPFNFVIPHHLTISACTHKAQSDYIHDYHMRLPPTLGGWERDDMAPDMTQVQYAIKARVVRQDELGGKPTKLMEDTHFIKVLPRSPEDPPLNITKQDRGYALSKTKTIRKNIFSSKQGYITAVTAQPSAIYLAADGRSASEGSVLVNLNFEPASADILPPKVTTVSAKLQAQTWYGSTPMTKLPNMGDSQEAYALAQQLAYNTSVSLFSTSVDKVAWRQQLASPARRDSGYSSDGLREGSHSDSDSQNHSQSRRSSKKRASPILHRAVLQIPFKLPTSRKTFIPTFHACLVSRTYTLQLTLVVADSKMNLSIPLQIALEPPVQQDLLDMGLPSFDAAMAQQEEAEVDAYFQPRLMQQPAPEFQGNAVLPSYGDLTTRRSAVPTA, encoded by the coding sequence ATGTCGAGCCACAGTGATATGAGCTCCGTCATCACCTTCGCCCGGCAGCCTGCCTCCTCCCGGAAGCAGAGCGTCGAGGTCAAGATCAATGACCACTACCACTCCAAGGTCTACACATCAGGCAACCCCATCTCCGGAGAGGTGACAATTACCCCTGGCCACGATAGCCGGTTCGACTATATCCAGATCATCCTGATCGGCACTTCCAGGACTCGCCTAGACGCTGTACAGATTCCTCAGCTCTCCTCCCACACCTTTCTCAAGCTGGAGATGCCCATCCCCGAATCCGCTTACCCCGTGCCCCGCATCTTCGAGACTGGCAGGGCCTATACCTTTCCCTTCAACTTCGTCATTCCTCACCACCTGACCATCAGTGCTTGCACCCACAAGGCCCAGTCGGATTACATCCATGATTACCACATGCGCCTGCCCCCGACGTTGGGCGGCTGGGAGAGGGACGACATGGCCCCCGACATGACCCAGGTCCAGTATGCCATCAAGGCTCGCGTTGTTCGACAAGACGAACTCGGCGGCAAGCCCACCAAGCTCATGGAGGACACCCACTTCATCAAAGTCCTCCCCCGCTCCCCTGAGGATCCGCCTCTGAACATCACCAAGCAAGATCGGGGATACGCGCTGAGCAAGACCAAGACAATTCGCAAGAACATCTTCTCCTCGAAGCAGGGCTATATCACTGCCGTAACCGCTCAGCCCAGCGCCATTTACCTAGCAGCCGACGGCCGCTCGGCTTCCGAGGGCTCCGTCCTGGTGAACCTCAACTTCGAGCCTGCATCTGCCGATATCCTGCCTCCCAAGGTGACCACCGTCTCTGCCAAACTCCAGGCGCAAACATGGTACGGGTCGACCCCCATGACAAAGCTGCCCAACATGGGCGACAGCCAGGAGGCATATGCGCTGGCCCAGCAACTCGCCTACAACACTTCGGTCTCTTTGTTTTCGACCTCGGTGGACAAGGTGGCTTGGCGACAGCAGCTGGCTTCCCCTGCTCGCCGCGACTCGGGCTACTCTAGCGATGGCCTGCGAGAAGGCAGCCACTCAGACTCGGATAGCCAGAACCACAGCCAAAGCCGTCGTTCGAGCAAGAAACGGGCGTCGCCCATCTTGCACCGGGCCGTTCTTCAGATCCCTTTCAAGCTGCCGACGTCCCGAAAGACCTTTATCCCAACCTTCCATGCTTGTCTCGTCTCCCGTACCTACACTTTGCAGTTAACACTCGTGGTGGCCGACTCCAAAATGAACCTGAGCATCCCTTTGCAGATCGCCCTAGAGCCTCCTGTCCAGCAGGATCTCCTAGACATGGGTCTTCCCAGCTTCGATGCTGCCATGGCGCAGCAGGAAGAGGCGGAGGTGGATGCGTACTTCCAGCCCCGACTGATGCAACAGCCGGCACCCGAGTTCCAAGGCAACGCGGTATTGCCCAGCTACGGCGACTTGACGACTCGGCGGTCAGCAGTTCCGACTGCTTGA
- a CDS encoding Endoglucanase B, giving the protein MKFFTAALALASAANAHTLFSELYINGESQGDATCIRMPKEGDTATSPVAGLTNQDMACGKDGQIAAAYTCAAPGSAKLTFEFRQWPDKRQEGSIDPSHKGPCAVYIKKVDDIATSAAAGPGWFKIWDEGYDESTQQWCVDKLIDNKGLLTVELPSGLPAGYYLVRPEVLALHQAVSLKDPQYYVGCAQIYIQDGPSGSLEIPSEYAVSIPGYVDGSEPGNTFNLYDNPKFPYPVPGPKPYSPTGTSMSAKDVSFKGGVPSDCLLKNANWCGKAVESYTTETGCWAGVDACYLQGNECFDSAPPTGAANCYVWNDKMCKGLEAQCRAKNFNGPPQIDMEEKTTAAPGPLPVAVNLNLLGGSSSSNTGSGSGAASSAPAPSPSKTAVASSAAPAASSVAATPVPEYAAEEPVATSKPVATVAPVSSAAPVPVSSTVAAPVPSATNGLKISPDGTCGGETGFTCQGSEFGSCCSISGKCGSKILQCRPSCGCQGKFGLCLEASSLRKSKHN; this is encoded by the exons ATGAAGTTCTTCACTGCCGCCCTCGCTTtggcctccgccgccaacgcccacACTCTCTTCTCCGAGCTGTACATCAACGGCGAGTCCCAGGGCGATGCCACCTGCATCCGCATGCCCAAAGAGGGTGATACCGCCACTTCCCCCGTTGCCGGCTTGACCAACCAAGATATGGCTTGCG GCAAGGACGGCCAGATCGCTGCCGCGTACACTTGTGCCGCCCCCGGCAGCGCCAAGCTGACCTTTGAGTTCCGCCAGTGGCCCGACAAGCGCCAGGAGGGATCCATCGACCCTTCTCACAAGGGCCCCTGTGCTGTGTACATCAAGAAggtcgacgacatcgccacgtcggccgccgctggcCCCGGCTGGTTTAAGATCTGGGACGAGGGCTACGACGAGTCCACCCAGCAGTGGTGCGTCGACAAGCTCATCGACAACAAGGGTCTCCTTACCGTTGAGCTTCCCTCTGGTCTCCCCGCAGGCTACTACCTCGTCCGCCCCGAGGTGCTCGCCCTCCACCAGGCCGTCAGCTTGAAGGACCCCCAGTACTACGTCGGCTGCGCCCAGATCTACATTCAGGACGGTCCCTCGGGCTCCCTCGAGATTCCTTCGGAGTACGCCGTCAGCATCCCCGGCTACGTCGATGGCTCCGAGCCCGGCAACACCTTCAACCTCTACGACAACCCCAAGTTCCCCTACCCCGTCCCCGGCCCCAAGCCCTACAGCCCCACCGGCACCTCCATGAGCGCCAAGGATGTCTCCTTCAAGGGCGGTGTCCCCAGCGACTGTCTACTCAAGAACGCCAACTGGTGCGGaaaggccgtcgagagcTACACCACTGAGACGGGCTGctgggccggcgtcgacgcctgCTACCTCCAGGGCAACGAGTGCTTCGATTCCGCGCCCCcgaccggcgccgccaactgctACGTCTGGAACGACAAGATGTGCAAGGGTCTTGAGGCCCAGTGCAGGGCTAAGAACTTCAACGGCCCCCCTCAGATTGACATGGAGGAGAAGACTaccgccgcccccggcccccttcccgtcgccgtcaacctGAACCTCCTCGGTGGCTCTTCCAGCTCCAacaccggctccggctctggCGCTGCTTCCTCTGCCCCCGCCCCCAGCCCCTCCAAGACTGCCGTCgcttcctccgccgcccccgccgcctcTTCTGTGGCTGCTACCCCTGTGCCCGAgtacgccgccgaggagcccGTCGCCACAAGCAAGCCCGTCGCCACGGTCGCAcccgtctcctccgccgcccccgtcccGGTTTCGTCTACCGTTGCCGCCCCCGTCCCCTCTGCCACCAACGGCTTGAAAATCTCCCCCGACGGAACCTGCGGTGGCGAGACCGGCTTCACCTGCCAGGGCAGCGAGTTCggctcctgctgctccatCAGCGGCAAGTGTGGCAGCAAGATCCTCCAGTGCAGGCCCTCCTGCGGCTGCCAGGGCAAGTTCGGTCTCTGCCTCGAGGCCAGCAGCCTCCGCAAGAGCAAGCACAACTGA